One segment of Lutra lutra chromosome 12, mLutLut1.2, whole genome shotgun sequence DNA contains the following:
- the SNRNP35 gene encoding U11/U12 small nuclear ribonucleoprotein 35 kDa protein, which produces MNDWMPIAKEYDPLKAGSIDGTDEDPHDRAIWRAMLARYTPNKGVSGDPLLTLFVARLNLQTKEEKLKEVFSRYGDIRRLRLVRDLVTGFSKGYAFIEYKEERSLIKAYRDADGLVIDQHEIFVDYELERTLKGWIPRRLGGGLGGKKESGQLRFGGRDRPFRKPINLPIVKNDQYREGKREKRERSRSRERHWDSRTRDRDHDRGRERRWQDREPARVWPESDWERERDFRDDRAKGREKRDRSK; this is translated from the coding sequence ATGAACGACTGGATGCCCATTGCCAAGGAGTATGACCCGCTTAAAGCAGGCAGCATTGACGGCACGGATGAAGACCCACACGATCGCGCCATCTGGAGGGCAATGTTGGCTCGATACACCCCCAACAAAGGCGTCTCAGGAGACCCCCTCCTCACCCTGTTTGTGGCAAGACTAAACTTGCAGACCAAGGAGGAGAAGTTGAAGGAAGTATTTTCCCGCTATGGGGACATTCGGCGGCTTAGGCTGGTGAGGGACTTGGTCACGGGCTTTTCCAAGGGCTATGCCTTCATCGAATACAAGGAGGAGCGTTCTCTGATCAAAGCCTACCGGGATGCGGACGGCCTGGTTATTGACCAGCACGAGATATTTGTTGACTACGAGCTGGAAAGGACCCTCAAAGGCTGGATCCCTCGGCGACTTGGAGGAGGtctaggggggaaaaaggaatCCGGGCAACTAAGGTTTGGGGGGCGTGATCGGCCTTTCCGAAAACCCATTAATTTGCCGATTGTTAAAAATGACCaatacagagagggaaaaagggaaaaacgGGAGCGATCTCGGTCTCGAGAAAGACACTGGGACTCTCGGACAAGGGACCGAGACCACGACCGTGGCCGGGAAAGGAGATGGCAGGACAGAGAGCCAGCCAGGGTGTGGCCAGAAAgtgactgggagagagagagggacttcAGAGATGACAGAgccaaggggagggagaagagggaccGAAGTAAATAG